One genomic region from Henningerozyma blattae CBS 6284 chromosome 2, complete genome encodes:
- the TBLA0B02050 gene encoding Gfo/Idh/MocA family protein (similar to Saccharomyces cerevisiae GAL80 (YML051W); ancestral locus Anc_1.500), whose protein sequence is MVVPTEAYDDIISLERQPIRVGMIGLHSQSGWAIKSHYPAIMQLSMCFKITALYNKSINQSMETIKDLRLKDAVAYPDLESFVSNSEVEMIVVSTHVVKHYDLLIPILQYATKNSHLKYLFVEWALGCSISQAELIYNEAAKIGIQTIICLQGRKSPYILRAKELINEGALGELNSIEIMGNGGWYGYDRPIKSPAHIYELGYGVDLVTSTFAHTIDILQYITSSYFSKVNAMVFNNIPEQYVVDENGIPTGQKLPKNVPDHLLFQGTLQSGNIPVSCSIKGGKPTKKFTKNLVIDIHGTKGDIKIEGDAGFIEMSNLVLYYSGVKINNVPTNDTPISNSNQNEVMEVHHLRNYNGVLGNIFRLYQAIADFHYSPNGGFKTGKITPFQYQGFEFNGFPTMLDALLLHRLIDNVYKSDSYNSTLDVSNIYTHP, encoded by the coding sequence ATGGTAGTGCCTACAGAAGCGtatgatgatattattagCTTGGAAAGACAACCTATTAGAGTAGGTATGATTGGTTTGCATTCTCAAAGTGGTTGGGCTATTAAATCCCATTATCCAGCCATCATGCAGCTGTCTATGTGTTTCAAGATTACTGCATTGTACAATAAATCCATTAATCAATCAATGGAAACTATAAAGGATTTACGGTTGAAGGATGCCGTGGCATATCCTGATTTGGAATCCTTCGTGTCGAATTCAGAGGTTGAAATGATCGTTGTATCGACTCATGTGGTGAAACACTATGATCTTCTAATACCTATCTTACAATACGCCACGAAAAACAgtcatttgaaatatttatttgtggAATGGGCATTAGGTTGTTCAATAAGTCAAGCAGAATTGATTTATAATGAAGCAGCTAAAATCGGTATTCAAACAATCATTTGTTTACAAGGTAGAAAATCACCTTATATACTCAGAGCCAAAGAATTGATTAATGAAGGTGCCCTTGGTGAACTGAATTCTATAGAGATTATGGGTAATGGTGGTTGGTACGGGTATGATAGACCTATCAAATCCCCGGCTCATATCTATGAATTAGGTTATGGTGTAGATTTGGTTACATCTACTTTTGCTCATACTATTGACATATTACAATACATTACGAGCTCATATTTCTCAAAAGTTAATGCTATggttttcaataatattccaGAACAATATGTCGTTGATGAAAATGGTATACCCACAGGTCAGAAATTACCTAAAAACGTTCCTGATCATCTATTATTTCAAGGCACTTTACAAAGCGGTAATATTCCCGTATCATGCAGTATTAAAGGTGGTAAACCTACTAAAAAATTCACTAAAAATTTAGTCATTGATATTCATGGTACAAAAGGTGATATTAAAATCGAAGGTGATGCGGGGTTCATTGAAATGTCAAATTTAGTGTTATATTATAGTGGTGTTAAGATAAATAATGTTCCCACAAATGATACCCCAATTTCAAACTCTAATCAAAATGAAGTGATGGAAGTTCAtcatttaagaaattaCAATGGTGTCTTGGGAAATATCTTTAGATTATATCAAGCTATTGCAGATTTCCATTATAGTCCTAATGGTGGGTTCAAAACGGGCAAGATTACACCTTTCCAATATCAAGGATTTGAATTCAATGGGTTCCCAACTATGTTGGATGCATTACTTCTGCATCGACTCATTGATAACGTTTACAAGAGTGATTCATATAATTCGACGCTGGACGTCAGTAACATTTACACACATccataa